The following are encoded in a window of Pyxidicoccus trucidator genomic DNA:
- a CDS encoding patatin-like phospholipase family protein: MLLKERFQINRPLEELELNLVRAAMANPGLLEAREEAVLRTALSLARLYKVQHGGLDVGVGALLTPFREEVERRLSPVLGGTRRPTRDQLVPHVKDLREHAARARDGVAARLRERVPLEALDREIRQKELVLVTGGGGGTAFVYLGVMSLLDEHGLEPKLIAGASMGAILAIMRARMERFDPTEMINIVRGLSFRKLFRFISTESRYGLPAALRLFLRAGLGRFFGAGPEGSGIRLKDLPIPTLISVGGIRRGMLPRPLEYYERLLGTSPLGLLNPAGVARRIQAAMGAMAELFTRPEITVRLHLGADDTTGDFDALDAAGFSSALPGVIHYDVLREDPNMHSLLDGLLAQHGVARLIDGGLVDNLPAKAAWKAVARGRIGTRNTLILGLDGFAPRLATPFWLPLQRLAAMTVAPNLPYAHHVKRFSRTLSPLEVVPNVELASKALHLGRKAMAEDMPFLRRMLAPLPPVL, encoded by the coding sequence GTGCTGCTGAAGGAACGCTTCCAGATCAACCGGCCGCTCGAGGAGCTGGAGCTCAACCTCGTGCGCGCGGCCATGGCGAACCCGGGCCTCCTGGAGGCGCGCGAGGAGGCCGTGCTCCGCACCGCGCTGTCGCTGGCGCGCCTCTACAAGGTGCAGCACGGCGGGCTGGACGTGGGCGTCGGCGCCCTGCTCACGCCCTTCCGCGAGGAGGTGGAGCGGCGCCTGTCCCCCGTGCTCGGTGGCACCCGCCGCCCCACCAGAGACCAGCTGGTGCCGCACGTGAAGGACTTGCGCGAGCACGCCGCGCGGGCCCGGGACGGGGTGGCGGCGCGGCTTCGCGAGCGCGTCCCGCTGGAGGCGTTGGATCGCGAAATCCGCCAGAAGGAGCTGGTGCTGGTGACGGGTGGCGGCGGCGGCACCGCGTTCGTCTACCTGGGGGTGATGAGCCTGCTGGACGAGCACGGCCTGGAGCCGAAGCTGATTGCGGGCGCGTCCATGGGCGCCATCCTCGCCATCATGCGCGCGCGCATGGAGCGCTTCGACCCCACGGAGATGATCAACATCGTCCGGGGGCTGTCCTTCCGGAAGCTCTTCCGCTTCATCTCCACGGAGAGCCGCTACGGGCTGCCGGCGGCGCTGCGCCTCTTCCTGCGCGCGGGGCTGGGGCGCTTCTTCGGCGCGGGGCCCGAGGGCAGCGGCATCCGGCTGAAGGACCTTCCGATTCCCACCCTCATCTCCGTGGGCGGCATCCGCCGCGGCATGCTGCCCCGCCCGCTGGAGTACTACGAGCGCCTGCTGGGCACGAGCCCGCTGGGCCTGCTCAACCCCGCCGGCGTGGCCCGGCGCATCCAGGCCGCGATGGGCGCCATGGCGGAGCTGTTCACCCGGCCCGAAATCACCGTCCGTCTCCACCTGGGCGCAGACGACACCACCGGCGACTTCGACGCGCTGGACGCGGCGGGCTTCTCGTCCGCGCTGCCGGGCGTCATCCACTATGACGTGCTGCGCGAGGACCCGAACATGCACTCGCTGCTGGACGGGCTGCTGGCACAGCACGGCGTGGCGCGCCTCATCGACGGTGGCCTGGTGGACAACCTGCCGGCGAAGGCCGCGTGGAAGGCGGTGGCCCGCGGCCGCATCGGCACGCGCAACACGCTCATCCTCGGGCTGGACGGCTTCGCGCCCCGGCTGGCCACGCCCTTCTGGCTCCCCCTGCAGCGGCTGGCCGCGATGACGGTGGCGCCCAACCTGCCCTACGCGCACCACGTCAAGCGCTTCTCCCGAACGCTGTCCCCGCTGGAGGTGGTGCCTAACGTAGAGCTGGCCTCGAAGGCGCTCCACCTGGGCCGCAAGGCCATGGCCGAGGACATGCCCTTCCTTCGCAGGATGCTCGCCCCGCTGCCTCCGGTATTGTGA
- a CDS encoding AAA family ATPase yields the protein MSTPSTAETRPFSTVADAEQRLEQVGYLSSPEIATAAFLADRMDKPILVEGPAGVGKTELAKALAQALGREFIRLQCYEGLDEAKALYEWEYAKQLLYTQLLKDKIGDMVQGATTLSEAADQLASGDAVFFSERFLLPRPILRALLSERPALLLVDEIDKADPEFEAFLLEVLSDNAVTIPELGNFRAKHIPRVLLTSNNARELSDALKRRCLHLHIDFPDRERELRIVKSRLPGVSQVLAEQVVEAVAVIRTLDLKKAPSISETLDWAQSLALLNAEQLTSDLVASTLNLVLKYEGDIEKAKANLSQIAQA from the coding sequence GTGAGCACCCCTTCGACGGCAGAGACGCGCCCCTTCAGCACCGTGGCGGACGCGGAGCAGCGCCTGGAGCAGGTCGGATACCTGTCCTCCCCCGAAATCGCCACGGCGGCCTTCCTGGCGGACCGGATGGACAAGCCCATCCTGGTGGAGGGCCCCGCCGGCGTGGGCAAGACGGAGCTGGCCAAGGCGCTGGCGCAGGCCCTGGGCCGCGAGTTCATCCGGCTCCAGTGCTACGAGGGCCTGGACGAGGCCAAGGCGCTGTACGAGTGGGAGTACGCCAAGCAGCTCCTCTACACCCAGCTCCTCAAGGACAAGATTGGGGACATGGTGCAAGGCGCCACCACCCTCTCGGAGGCCGCGGACCAGCTGGCCTCCGGCGACGCGGTGTTCTTCTCCGAGCGCTTCCTGCTGCCCCGCCCCATCCTCCGCGCCCTGCTGTCCGAGCGCCCCGCCCTGCTGCTGGTGGACGAAATCGACAAGGCGGACCCGGAGTTCGAGGCCTTCCTCCTGGAGGTGCTGTCGGACAACGCCGTCACCATCCCCGAGCTGGGCAACTTCCGCGCGAAGCACATCCCCCGCGTGCTGCTCACCTCCAACAACGCCCGCGAGCTGTCGGACGCGCTGAAGCGCCGCTGCCTGCACCTGCACATCGACTTCCCGGACCGCGAGCGTGAGCTGCGCATCGTCAAGTCGCGCCTGCCCGGCGTGTCCCAGGTGCTGGCCGAGCAGGTGGTGGAGGCGGTGGCCGTCATCCGCACGCTCGACTTGAAGAAGGCGCCCTCCATCAGCGAGACGCTGGACTGGGCGCAGAGCCTCGCGCTGCTGAACGCGGAGCAGCTCACCTCGGACCTGGTGGCCTCCACGCTCAACCTCGTCCTCAAGTACGAGGGCGACATCGAGAAGGCGAAGGCCAACCTCTCGCAGATCGCCCAGGCGTGA
- a CDS encoding response regulator, which produces MERRVLIVESQNEFALSMATVLKSAGYQTAMAATASDAQRELEKRRPDLVVLRAELPDQSGFVLCGQIKKGKWGQNLKVLLLSSDTGVDGLTQHRQTPGAADGYLVIPFEMGELASMSYGIVPPGVDESDASLDAALNGSPREAPPPMPPPMRTSAGGPPKLPKRERRSAMTDEDRAFLDRAFQSIADRKAELLAESRQLKRPPPRRELMGTPEGKIQILRDELKTREAQLARLSEIWSVRERELLSGEDRLHEKDVELQGLKMQVDDLLRRFNEAQQGMLQKEREHGAAVDDLLLQKFSSEKDLIEVVASKEKDINVLRKEVHNREDELERRVSELENLRGEYDKLEKHLGVVTLEFEVKEQKLQDAIRAHEAEIARLGKRGDEFEAELARTVSERDQRYAELSGEIQALQDRLQETEQERDTTVRALEARATAAEEHGTQADAEIVRLNAEREALEARLTQQVADLEGDLARTTSERDQLRMDKDAQETELTQRVEDRDAKIGTLERELSETIARNEQNEAELNANIQQHMERIGELEGEVESVKTHLADREAELSAELQALSQAKDELETDLTDRLQALNQAKDALEADLSQKLEELNSAKNELEADLTGQIQALTSQLEQSQNTGEQLTARVASLEDTVAQREASIEGLQGDVATRDERIAELSGNLEATSQTLAQTQDTLSRTEATLADTQGSLARTEESLSETRGELEATSQTLSDTQARLSQTEEALANTRGELEATSQTLAQTQDALSNTEATLADTQARLSQTEGSLAETRGELEATSQTLAQTQSALEDTREQLASTTGQRDALQAELEETRGALQETNDTLARTTRERDQRTAELQALGVAKDTLEQDLTGQIGQLRGELSETLGNYEAERAAHEKLAAETSAHIADLTGERDGLRSELEATSQTLEQTQAQLAATRDNLGREQQAHTASRQAAASAQAALESQLNEARNQGEDLGEQLTLTKHELGAAVAEVTRLSSQLAQVENAKGTLEERIHALTEESQRKEELLQNDLASKGKELSDTLRKLTQVTQEKMRQAEVLNREVATRTEQLKALEAKLQQQAADSKRQADALGQQMAGLNNQLELGKKALADREEQLRAAGVAQQKLTAERNELTTHLQQTEAKLQQQTQQSTQERADAKRAADDLAAKLAKAEQRVAQLTQEAQARATEAEAKAKDLQGQLATRTKKIQDLELAVENAQGAKARVEKELNARVATAEGKANESAARLATAQKERKDLETRQLKELEDLTAKQKAELERREAIKAQEVARLQQSVQEKSKALKVAELELARFKSKAPAAAAAPAAKTAAAKPAPTEEEDLAVRTQLNQVIPPAQPAAAAKPAAKAAAKPAAKKAAAPAPAPAPLGGDESEPTDRTVMIQIPTGVAKEDDDWTALVDELDK; this is translated from the coding sequence ATGGAGCGTCGGGTCCTCATCGTCGAAAGCCAGAACGAATTCGCCCTCAGCATGGCCACCGTGCTCAAGAGCGCGGGGTATCAGACGGCCATGGCGGCGACTGCGTCTGACGCGCAGCGTGAGCTGGAGAAGCGTCGGCCGGATCTGGTCGTCCTGCGCGCCGAGCTGCCGGATCAGTCCGGATTCGTCCTCTGCGGTCAGATCAAGAAGGGCAAGTGGGGACAGAACCTCAAGGTCCTCCTGCTCTCCTCGGACACGGGCGTGGATGGCCTGACGCAGCACCGGCAGACGCCGGGCGCCGCGGACGGCTACCTCGTCATCCCCTTCGAAATGGGGGAGCTCGCGTCCATGAGCTACGGCATCGTCCCGCCGGGCGTGGACGAGTCGGACGCGTCCCTGGACGCGGCGCTCAACGGCTCGCCCCGCGAGGCGCCGCCGCCCATGCCGCCTCCCATGCGCACCAGCGCCGGAGGCCCGCCCAAGCTGCCCAAGCGCGAGCGCCGCAGCGCGATGACGGACGAGGACCGCGCCTTCCTCGACCGCGCCTTCCAGTCCATCGCCGACCGCAAGGCCGAGCTGCTCGCCGAGTCCCGCCAGCTCAAGCGCCCGCCCCCGCGGCGCGAGCTGATGGGCACGCCCGAGGGCAAGATTCAAATCCTCCGCGACGAGCTGAAGACGCGCGAGGCCCAGCTCGCCCGCCTCTCCGAAATCTGGAGCGTGCGCGAGCGCGAGCTCCTGTCCGGCGAGGACCGGCTCCACGAGAAGGACGTGGAGCTGCAAGGGCTGAAGATGCAGGTGGACGACCTGCTCCGCCGCTTCAACGAGGCCCAGCAGGGCATGCTCCAGAAGGAGCGCGAGCACGGCGCCGCCGTGGACGACCTGCTCCTCCAGAAGTTCTCCTCCGAGAAGGACCTCATCGAAGTCGTCGCCTCCAAGGAGAAGGACATCAACGTCCTTCGCAAGGAGGTCCACAACCGAGAGGACGAGCTGGAGCGCCGCGTCTCGGAGCTGGAGAACCTCCGCGGCGAGTACGACAAGCTGGAGAAGCACCTCGGCGTCGTCACGCTGGAGTTCGAGGTCAAGGAGCAGAAGCTCCAGGACGCCATCCGCGCCCACGAGGCGGAAATCGCCCGGCTGGGCAAGCGCGGCGACGAGTTCGAGGCCGAGCTGGCCCGCACCGTCAGCGAGCGCGACCAGCGCTACGCCGAGCTGAGTGGTGAAATCCAGGCGCTGCAGGACCGGCTCCAGGAGACGGAGCAGGAGCGCGACACCACCGTCCGCGCCCTGGAGGCCCGCGCCACCGCCGCCGAGGAGCACGGCACCCAGGCGGACGCGGAAATCGTCCGGCTGAACGCCGAGCGAGAGGCCCTGGAGGCCCGGCTCACGCAGCAGGTGGCGGACCTGGAGGGCGACCTCGCGCGCACCACCAGCGAGCGCGACCAGCTCCGGATGGACAAGGACGCCCAGGAGACCGAGCTCACCCAGCGCGTCGAGGACCGCGACGCGAAGATCGGCACCCTGGAGCGCGAGCTCTCGGAGACCATCGCCCGCAACGAGCAGAACGAGGCGGAGCTCAACGCCAACATCCAGCAGCACATGGAGCGCATCGGCGAGCTGGAGGGCGAGGTCGAGTCCGTCAAGACGCACCTGGCGGACCGCGAGGCGGAGCTCTCCGCCGAGCTGCAGGCCCTCAGCCAGGCCAAGGACGAGCTGGAGACGGACCTCACCGACCGGCTCCAGGCCCTCAACCAGGCCAAGGACGCCCTGGAGGCCGACCTCTCCCAGAAGCTGGAGGAGCTGAACTCCGCCAAGAACGAGCTGGAGGCGGACCTCACCGGCCAGATTCAAGCGCTCACCTCGCAGCTGGAGCAGTCGCAGAATACGGGTGAGCAGCTCACCGCGCGCGTGGCGTCCCTGGAGGACACCGTCGCCCAGCGCGAGGCCTCCATCGAGGGCCTGCAGGGCGACGTGGCGACGCGCGACGAGCGCATCGCCGAGCTGAGCGGCAACCTGGAGGCCACCAGCCAGACGCTGGCCCAGACGCAGGACACGCTGTCGCGCACCGAGGCCACCCTCGCGGACACCCAGGGCTCCCTGGCCCGCACCGAGGAGTCGCTCTCCGAGACGCGCGGCGAGCTGGAGGCCACCTCCCAGACGCTGTCGGACACGCAGGCCCGCCTCTCCCAGACGGAAGAGGCGCTGGCCAACACCCGCGGCGAGCTGGAGGCCACCTCCCAGACGCTGGCCCAGACGCAGGACGCCCTCTCCAACACGGAAGCGACGCTCGCGGACACGCAGGCGCGGCTGTCCCAGACGGAGGGCTCGCTGGCGGAGACGCGCGGCGAGCTGGAGGCCACCTCCCAGACGCTGGCGCAGACGCAGTCCGCGCTGGAGGACACCCGCGAGCAGCTCGCCAGCACCACCGGCCAGCGCGACGCGCTCCAGGCCGAACTGGAGGAGACGCGCGGCGCGCTCCAGGAGACGAACGACACCCTGGCCCGCACCACCCGCGAGCGCGACCAGCGCACCGCGGAGCTGCAGGCCCTGGGCGTGGCGAAGGACACGCTGGAGCAGGACCTCACCGGCCAGATTGGCCAGCTCCGCGGCGAGCTGTCCGAGACGCTGGGCAACTACGAGGCCGAGCGGGCCGCGCACGAGAAGCTGGCCGCCGAGACGAGCGCGCACATCGCGGACCTCACCGGCGAGCGCGACGGACTGCGCTCCGAGCTGGAGGCCACCAGCCAGACGCTGGAGCAGACGCAGGCCCAGCTCGCGGCCACCCGCGACAACCTGGGGCGCGAGCAGCAGGCCCACACCGCCAGCAGGCAGGCCGCGGCCAGCGCCCAGGCGGCGCTGGAGTCGCAGCTCAACGAGGCGCGCAACCAGGGCGAGGACCTGGGCGAGCAGCTCACCCTCACCAAGCATGAGCTGGGCGCCGCCGTCGCCGAGGTGACGCGGCTGTCCTCGCAGCTGGCCCAGGTGGAGAACGCCAAGGGCACCCTGGAGGAGCGGATCCACGCGCTCACCGAGGAGTCGCAGCGCAAGGAAGAGCTGCTCCAGAACGACCTGGCCAGCAAGGGCAAGGAGCTGTCGGACACGCTCCGCAAGCTCACCCAGGTGACGCAGGAGAAGATGCGTCAGGCCGAGGTGCTCAACCGCGAGGTCGCCACCCGCACCGAGCAGCTCAAGGCCCTGGAGGCGAAGCTCCAGCAGCAGGCCGCCGACTCGAAGCGCCAGGCGGACGCCCTGGGGCAGCAGATGGCCGGCCTCAACAACCAGCTGGAGCTGGGCAAGAAGGCGCTCGCCGACCGCGAGGAGCAGCTGCGCGCCGCTGGCGTCGCCCAGCAGAAGCTGACCGCCGAGCGCAACGAGCTGACCACCCACCTCCAGCAGACGGAGGCGAAGCTCCAGCAGCAGACGCAGCAGTCCACCCAGGAGCGCGCGGACGCGAAGCGCGCGGCGGACGACCTGGCCGCGAAGCTGGCCAAGGCCGAGCAGCGCGTCGCCCAGCTCACCCAGGAGGCCCAGGCCCGCGCCACCGAGGCGGAGGCCAAGGCCAAGGACCTGCAGGGACAGCTCGCCACGCGCACGAAGAAGATCCAGGACCTGGAGCTGGCGGTGGAGAACGCGCAGGGCGCCAAGGCCCGCGTGGAGAAGGAGCTCAACGCCCGCGTGGCCACCGCCGAGGGCAAGGCCAACGAGTCCGCGGCCCGGCTCGCCACCGCGCAGAAGGAGCGCAAGGACCTGGAGACGCGGCAGCTCAAGGAGCTGGAGGACCTCACCGCGAAGCAGAAGGCGGAGCTGGAGCGCCGCGAGGCCATCAAGGCCCAGGAAGTGGCCCGCCTGCAGCAGTCCGTGCAGGAGAAGAGCAAGGCGCTCAAGGTCGCCGAGCTGGAGCTGGCCCGCTTCAAGAGCAAGGCCCCCGCCGCCGCCGCCGCCCCGGCCGCCAAGACGGCCGCGGCCAAACCGGCGCCCACCGAGGAAGAGGACCTGGCCGTGAGGACGCAGCTCAACCAGGTCATCCCTCCCGCCCAGCCCGCCGCCGCCGCGAAGCCCGCGGCCAAGGCCGCTGCCAAGCCGGCCGCGAAGAAGGCCGCGGCTCCCGCTCCGGCACCCGCGCCCCTGGGCGGCGACGAGTCCGAGCCCACCGACCGGACCGTCATGATCCAGATCCCCACCGGCGTCGCCAAGGAAGACGACGACTGGACGGCCCTGGTGGACGAGCTGGACAAGTAG
- a CDS encoding glycosyltransferase family 4 protein: MSDLPRLLLCSFDVIPGPSGSSRRVTEYLKALPDRFSVVVLSAKTPDHSHIEKYQGARLLRVPVGSGDLASRIQAFERAVRRQLESEEYALAHFTDPFGGYALCELKAYYGHRLIYEAQTFPSQELRYTHPQTEGDRRFLSKIRRQELFCLMNADLIITGSQTTRSYIQSLGASEDLIHAVRAPVDLKPYALDALGAPDGQPLRLMYLGSQVGWQGLSTLLRAVAVASKQVEVRLTLVGARHADWQPHLDDLVKELGLKDQVEFQPPVLHDDVAKVLALADVGVLPLDDVERNRVQGGPLAKVSEYFAAGRPVIASDLPITRELIPQNAAAFFPPGDIQALAQNIIELARDIPRRVELGRRARAYAEEVLDAGVIRGRLLDLYDSLLEKRSTSVAPRSEDDLPSPTMVTGTPTNRLAALLPPEGPPTSRKEGADKEGARATGAEPPREDLPLVMGQVLEEGLDTRLIKTELEVQPSEPPVVMGLPLRESAASVPGSASESPASVIVDTGAPTTSRAESAEPVGAKSSTSGKAGASSFVEEPPAPTPIIRVRGTSEAEEPPAPTPVVRAPASSGSEEPPAPTPVVRAPAPSNSEEPPAPTPVVRAPVSSEREESLEPTPVTRSPAPSHREDSPEPTPVTRSPAPSHREDPSASTPVTRTPGQGHRDEPTAPSPVIRVPTPPGRDEPLAPTPIIKVPAGLHMREEAFSASSSRAATPPARKDEPPEPTPIVPSRALLSGRSTSARVETPSGRISSLPTPPRGSSSIEAERPAPVPRPGSSPSETGLPAAGRGGATPSETGLPAVGRGGAASSETGLPPVIRGGSAPSETGLPPVIRGGSASSETGLPPVIRGGSAPSETGLPPVIRGGSASSEPGLPPVLRSGTATSETGLPPMIRGGSASSDTGLPPMIRGGAASSDPERPPPVLRQGAMPSETGLPPMVRGGASTSEPERPPPVLRPGAPLSDTDRPAPIRGGSITSEFERPPALPPRAPAPPPVPRQRPPQLMPAAPPRLAPTDAPGSRPAALSLKASVPASSSSEDEPEEISEDEAQPIDDGSDSSATPAHSRPRLEEPDEISSDEVEEAEVSVSNAARLLEDDAELHEVEPEPVDEGPAPEPVPSSLNPWFAQLAHGYCPPDGIRFDRHTPPTTFPGRDEGAHPSREPQGPRAQGVVRGKSS; encoded by the coding sequence TTGAGCGACCTGCCCAGACTGCTCCTGTGCAGTTTCGACGTCATCCCCGGTCCGTCGGGCTCGTCGCGCCGTGTCACGGAGTACCTCAAGGCGCTTCCGGACCGCTTCTCCGTGGTGGTGCTGTCGGCGAAGACGCCTGACCACTCCCATATCGAGAAGTACCAGGGTGCCCGCCTGCTGCGGGTCCCGGTAGGCTCCGGCGACCTGGCCTCCCGCATCCAGGCCTTCGAGCGCGCCGTGCGCCGCCAGTTGGAGAGCGAGGAGTATGCGCTCGCCCACTTCACCGACCCCTTCGGTGGCTATGCGCTGTGCGAGCTGAAGGCGTACTACGGCCACCGCCTCATCTATGAGGCGCAGACCTTCCCGTCGCAGGAGCTGCGCTACACGCACCCCCAGACGGAAGGGGACCGGCGCTTCCTGTCGAAGATCCGCAGGCAGGAGCTGTTCTGCCTGATGAACGCGGACCTCATCATCACCGGCTCGCAGACGACCCGCTCGTACATCCAGTCGCTCGGGGCCAGTGAGGACCTCATCCACGCCGTCCGGGCGCCAGTGGACCTCAAGCCGTATGCCCTGGACGCGCTCGGCGCTCCGGACGGGCAGCCGCTGCGGCTGATGTACCTGGGCAGCCAGGTGGGGTGGCAGGGCCTGTCCACCCTGCTGCGCGCGGTGGCGGTGGCCTCCAAGCAGGTGGAGGTGCGGCTCACGCTGGTCGGCGCGAGGCACGCGGACTGGCAGCCGCACCTGGACGACCTGGTGAAGGAGCTGGGGCTCAAGGACCAGGTGGAGTTCCAGCCCCCCGTCCTCCATGACGACGTGGCCAAGGTGCTCGCGCTGGCGGACGTGGGCGTGCTCCCGCTGGACGACGTGGAGCGCAACCGCGTGCAGGGAGGCCCACTGGCGAAGGTGTCCGAGTACTTCGCCGCCGGCCGACCCGTCATCGCGTCGGACCTGCCCATCACGCGCGAGCTCATTCCCCAGAACGCGGCCGCCTTCTTCCCGCCGGGCGACATCCAGGCGCTGGCCCAGAACATCATCGAGCTGGCGCGCGACATTCCGCGCCGGGTGGAGCTGGGGCGCCGGGCACGCGCGTACGCGGAGGAGGTGCTCGACGCGGGAGTCATCCGCGGCAGGCTCCTGGACCTCTATGACTCGCTGCTGGAGAAGCGCTCGACGTCGGTAGCGCCCCGGAGCGAGGACGACCTTCCCTCCCCCACCATGGTGACGGGCACGCCCACCAACCGGCTCGCGGCCCTGCTGCCTCCGGAGGGGCCTCCGACCTCCAGGAAGGAGGGCGCGGACAAGGAGGGCGCTCGGGCCACGGGCGCCGAGCCCCCGCGCGAGGACCTGCCGCTGGTGATGGGACAGGTGCTGGAAGAGGGGCTCGACACGCGCCTCATCAAGACGGAGCTGGAGGTGCAACCCTCCGAGCCGCCCGTGGTGATGGGGCTGCCCCTGCGTGAGAGCGCCGCGTCCGTGCCAGGCAGTGCGAGCGAGTCTCCCGCCTCCGTCATCGTGGACACGGGAGCTCCCACGACAAGTCGTGCGGAGTCCGCCGAGCCCGTGGGAGCGAAGTCCTCCACGTCGGGCAAGGCCGGGGCGTCCTCGTTCGTGGAGGAGCCGCCCGCGCCCACGCCCATCATCCGGGTTCGTGGCACTTCCGAAGCTGAAGAACCTCCAGCCCCCACGCCCGTCGTGCGGGCCCCGGCCTCTTCGGGCTCCGAGGAGCCTCCTGCCCCCACGCCCGTCGTGCGGGCTCCGGCCCCATCGAACTCCGAGGAGCCCCCCGCGCCCACGCCCGTCGTGCGCGCGCCCGTCTCCTCCGAGCGAGAAGAGTCGCTAGAGCCCACGCCCGTGACTCGGAGCCCCGCTCCGAGTCATCGCGAGGATTCGCCAGAGCCCACGCCCGTGACTCGGAGCCCCGCCCCGAGTCACCGCGAGGATCCGTCAGCGTCCACGCCCGTGACTCGGACTCCCGGCCAGGGTCACCGTGATGAGCCCACGGCCCCCAGCCCCGTCATCCGTGTCCCTACCCCACCGGGTCGCGATGAGCCCCTGGCCCCCACGCCCATCATCAAGGTGCCGGCGGGGCTGCACATGCGAGAGGAAGCATTCTCGGCCTCGTCCAGCCGCGCGGCCACGCCCCCGGCCCGAAAGGACGAGCCGCCCGAGCCGACGCCCATCGTCCCCTCGCGCGCGCTGCTCAGTGGGCGAAGCACTTCGGCCCGAGTGGAGACGCCCTCGGGACGTATTTCCTCTCTGCCCACGCCACCCCGGGGCTCCTCGTCCATCGAGGCCGAGCGCCCGGCCCCGGTGCCTCGCCCAGGTTCCTCCCCCTCCGAGACCGGGCTCCCCGCGGCAGGACGGGGAGGCGCCACGCCTTCCGAGACAGGGCTCCCTGCCGTAGGGCGAGGGGGCGCAGCATCCTCGGAGACGGGGCTGCCTCCGGTGATTCGTGGCGGCTCGGCCCCCTCGGAGACGGGGCTGCCTCCGGTGATTCGTGGCGGCTCGGCCTCCTCGGAGACGGGGCTGCCTCCGGTGATTCGTGGCGGCTCGGCCCCCTCGGAGACGGGGCTGCCTCCGGTGATTCGTGGCGGCTCGGCCTCCTCGGAGCCGGGACTGCCTCCCGTGCTCCGCAGTGGCACCGCCACTTCCGAAACGGGACTGCCCCCGATGATTCGCGGCGGCTCCGCCTCCTCGGACACGGGACTGCCTCCGATGATCCGCGGTGGAGCCGCCTCCTCCGACCCGGAGCGCCCGCCCCCGGTGCTGCGCCAGGGCGCAATGCCCTCGGAGACGGGGCTGCCTCCGATGGTTCGCGGCGGCGCCTCGACCTCCGAGCCCGAGCGTCCGCCCCCGGTACTGCGTCCCGGCGCGCCGCTCTCGGACACCGACCGTCCCGCGCCGATCCGCGGCGGCAGCATCACCTCCGAGTTCGAGCGCCCGCCCGCGCTGCCGCCCCGCGCCCCCGCGCCACCGCCCGTCCCCCGCCAGCGCCCGCCCCAACTGATGCCGGCGGCCCCTCCCCGCCTCGCGCCCACGGACGCGCCCGGCTCGCGCCCCGCGGCGCTCTCGCTGAAGGCCTCGGTCCCCGCGTCCTCCAGCTCCGAGGACGAGCCCGAGGAAATCTCCGAGGACGAGGCGCAGCCCATCGACGACGGGTCCGACTCCTCTGCGACTCCCGCGCACTCGCGCCCACGTCTGGAAGAGCCGGATGAGATCAGCAGCGACGAGGTGGAGGAGGCCGAGGTCTCCGTCAGCAACGCCGCTCGCCTGCTCGAGGACGACGCCGAGCTGCACGAGGTGGAGCCCGAGCCCGTGGACGAGGGCCCCGCGCCGGAGCCCGTCCCCTCCTCTCTGAATCCCTGGTTCGCGCAGCTGGCACACGGCTACTGTCCACCCGACGGCATCCGATTCGACCGCCACACGCCGCCCACCACCTTCCCCGGCCGGGACGAGGGCGCACACCCCTCCCGTGAGCCCCAGGGGCCGCGTGCACAAGGCGTCGTTCGCGGCAAAAGCTCGTGA